The Salmo trutta chromosome 6, fSalTru1.1, whole genome shotgun sequence genomic sequence CTCAGGCGCTAACACGCTCCAAACACATGTCAAATACCTTCCTTATCTCACCATAGTCTAATAGCTGACAACAAGGCTACAGTAAGGAAAACGATGTTATGACTGACGGATGAAAAGGCCTCAGTGGAACTTTCTCAAGGTGACAGGAACGCTGAGATGTCTGGACAGCTTAGAGTACGCTTTTACAAATTGTTCACATGCCTAAGTTATTTAGACTACGTGAGGCACAGTACACAAAGACATGCCAAACAAGTTCCAACGTTGCAAAGGAATTTAGAGTTGACGACCTTCCACCATTTGTATCTTAAGGAGAGCTTACCAATCTAACTTCTCGAAGAGGCATCGCGACTGCATAATCACATTCAATTTAAGTTGGGGAGGTTATAGCTCAGGTGCAGTGAGGCAGCTAAAAATAGCTTCGGGGGGTGACAGAGCAGACAATCCACGTGGAGCTTCCTCAAACTGGGGGGGGGTGTCTAACTCTGGTGCTCACTACAGCCATCACAGACCTGACAGGCCTGTCTCCCTCAGAGAAGAGGGGTTACAGAGGAGATGAGTGGgttggtggggaggggagggggagggggtggaaCACAGCAGAGGTGGGGCGTGGGGCATGGGGCTTggtggaggagggtagaggaggagtctaACTCTGGTTCTCACTGACGCCATCACAGACCAGACAGGCCGGTCTTCAGCAGAGAAGAGGGGCTGTAGAGGAGAGTGGGGtggtagggaggagagggggtggaaCACAGCCAGAGATGGATGTCAGCACAGTGTCAACGGTGTTAACCGTGTCCTCTTCACCCCGGCGCACACACCACATTCAAATCAGGTTGGCTCAGAAGAAAAGGCCTGTGTGTCGCAGGCAGGAAATGACCTGCCACTTCAAATCAGCTGTCCTTCAAAAAAAGGCTTGAAATCAGTctgtgaagagagaagagaagattaCATTGGGAACATTGCATGTAAGCTGTGGAGGTCAGAAAGGCTTTTGAGAGCTGAATCTAGGGTCATATCGTTAATTGATGAGCCAGAGAAGTTATACTTCTGAGGGCTTTGTGCATCCACATAGAACTAGAGAGTGCGCAGCTTTGCAACCGTGATTCACAGTGCTAAGAGTCAGATGCGGTGTGCGGGCGTACAAAAACGGTGAAGTCCATCATCACTCTCGGCAACAGCCCCATTTTACTTCCAGCGTACTCCTCAAACTGCCTCATCATGAACAAATTAAACTCAGCTGAGAGCTTTGGCAGTATAGAGAACACATGTTTTGGTTTCTATCGTGGCGGAATGTCAAAGTAGGGGGGGCCTGATGGTGCCTGTCTGTGCAGGATATGGACTGGGCCATATAGCAATGAGGCCCAACCATTCATCTCTAAACAAGCTGAAACTTGCAATGGTGTAACCTAAAGCTCAGCGCTCCTTCCTCACCACTCGTTGCCCCCTGGATAACACAACAACACGCCAGTCGGTTGGGGATGGTAACACGGCCACGCGTCCCATTTAGTGTTTACACCCGCTCCGAACACCTGGAGTAGGTAGAACACGTTTACAAGTGACAATGGCACAGGAACGCTAGCGTTGTTCCTTACTTATACATCCATCTCTATCAAGAGAGTAAATTAAACTGTTAGTGAAATCCAGGGGTCTCTAAATAGGTGAGGGCTGACTTCATTGTTGTGACTTGTGATGAACGAAGTATTGCGTATAGCGGGGACACTTGATACTTAAAGCTACATACGCTCAAAGAGACATTCACTCTGAACTTATACAGGGAGTAACAAACATGATGGACTAAAACGAATAACTGAGATAGTACTGTGAGACAATGAGGATTTCTAGCTTTCCAGCCAGTATGAATGTGGCAGCACAACTGACATATAACACTGTTTTTATAGTGTTCCATAGTGGTTGCTTGCTAATCTAGCAAATGATATGTGAAATGCACAGAATCTATTTGATGCCAGACAGAGTACCATTGTGGTCCTGAGGGCTGCTCATTATAAAATTACTATCAGCATGCCAACAAAACTGAATGGCGCGTGTGTGTACACATTTTAATTGTGCATCGGGGTTAATAGGGCTGGGTGGCTGGCATGGGTATAGGGAAGCGAACATGTGGCTGATAACAAATGACATGTATTGAAACGCGGCGTAGATGTCCCAGATTCAGACACATCACGTAGGATGTTTGAATTATCATAATGTAGTTACAATTTAAGGGCAAAGGTGAATAATTACATAACTAttataatataaaataaatccaaaaataaaataaaacaacaacacaagTATTAAGCTATACCAAGATGTAGAAACAGACAAGTGAAAAATGTTTCAAGGAAACTGTACAGTTTAGCTTTCGGCAACACGGATGTGAGTGACAATGGTGATTACGAGCTGGAACATCTGGGATGAGTCACAAACGCCTCACCAGAATTTCACCTCCTTTTTGGCAGGACAAAAATACACAGTAAGAAGGACACAACATGTTATTGTTGAAGGTAAGACAAACGGaggccacagtacagtacattgaTCAGATATTACTCTAATGACTTCAACCTTTCGCTTTTGCATAGGTTTACACTAAAGCAATGCTCAAAACAAACAATGCATTCAATAATCTACATCTACAAACTACATACATGTATCAGGGTTAGCTGTTTCAAAAGAGAAGATATATGTACAATCCTGCTTCAGGTTGCTGCAGGCCAAATACCATGTGATAGCCTATTGAAAATATCGAGAGAAAAAAAAACGGACTCCTCAAAAGTGATGAAACACAGACAAGATCTAAGGCATGTTTGCCAGAACATTGCTGCAGAGCTATGAGCATTCCCCATACAGAAAGCCTCAACATCCACACCCCCAAAAACAGAAAGAAcaaagcatgagagagagagagagagagagagagagagagagagagagagagagagagagagatagagagagagagagagagatgcaagcCAAGCCATCTCTTtgtgctgtgtgtgactgtggctTGTGAATGAGACAGCTGGAAGCAAGCACAGATAGTAATATGTTGGCAAACCATTAAACATTTAATTGCATCATCGGTCGGGTATAAGAACGGGTGCTTTACACTCTCCAGTCTCAGCCGTGAAAGAGCATCAGTGGTCATTTGGAAAAAAATCCAAATCCAGACCCTCGTCTAAGTGGATCATTACTCTTGTAATATTATTAGAAACACTGTGGGTAATGTCATAGTTTCACTGTTTGATCACCTTATGAGGAATGTCTCGTTTAGAAGAATAGGGCACGGGTGTTGACTTCAGCAATGTTACTTCTGTCTCCTTATGGGCAGGCATGTCGTACGCGAATGCACATTAAGTTGAACATGTAGAACATTGTAGCATGCGCTGTATGAGTCTTTTTTCACAGTTTACAATGTGGAGAGAGATGTTTCATGTGGGTCATGGAAGCTTTGCGCATGCAAGGCTGTGATCTATGAACCTCAGGTTAACAAGACAATATGTGATACGTGTGCATTGTTTCAGCCATATCAGGAGCTGCGGGGGCTTCTCTAAATATATTAATGTTATACatatgcagggtgtgtgtgtgtgtggggggggggtggtactgAAAATCGTTTTCTATGAATATTTCCAACATTTCCATGGATTTATGCTGTGTGTAAACTAATCTatatctagctaatgttagctactcCTCTAGGTTAAAGAACCCATGTGAAGGTTATCATTATATATTGATGAAGGTTCCCTGTGGCGGCATACGTTACAAGTTGAATGCGTGTATGCATTTGGCTTCACTAAAGGCTATTGATTCATTAGCTTACTGTATAACGGGCTGTTGATAGCCTGAACTATTCATGGGCAAGATGAAAATCAATAATGTGTTCTAATGAAACCTCTGTGGAATTCACTTCAATGGATGAATTCAAGCATAAAAAGTGTATCGTATCGACTGACGCTTTAGAGTGGCTAAAAAGAGCTTTTTCAGTATGTTTACTGCGGTGCAAGGTCGGAGCGTTCTACAAATAATGAGGTAACATCACCTACAAACAAACCTCTAAATTGGCCGTATATACACTTATATTACCGGGGTTAAAAATCAGTTGTCTGTTTTGTGACTGGATGTGAAATGTTGATGTTCTGCTAACTTTGTTAAGTATATAAACAGCAGTGACCCTGGTGCCTTCGTTTCAATGGTTTACATAATCCAACTAGACCATTTCTGGTAGAGTGCTCTTGTCCAAACCAAAAGACGAAATGTTCATAATTCCCAGTTACATTTGGGGTCATGAGTCTAGCTTCTCTACACCACTGAGAGCAGTGATACCGTACAAATACTGAAACTCTCAGCTGGGTCGTAGTGGAACTATAGGCACCAGTGTACTGCTCAAAACTGCAGGGCAGAGGGCATTCTGTAATACAAAATGGTAAATACAAGATATTAGCCAGTGGGCATTACTTAATTTACAAAGTCTAATATCCAGAGATCCACTGTAGATTGTCTGAAAGTTGCTATGAGCAAATAGGTTGGCAATTTCACATCCCACTCTATTTATGGCTCATATGATTGACTTTGGCTAGCTGTTCAAGTAGGTCTATTACTGAAATAGGTCTATTACTGAAATAAAATGTACCTTTGAGTATAAAGGAGAGGGGGTAAGGGGTAAGATATTCAGCACTGATTCTTTCATGTAGCTACTCTGACACGGGGAACAATAGTTTATTTCTCGATgaaaagaaaataaatgtaagATTGATTGTACAGTAGAGGCGTACGTCTTGTGTGTGTCCCAATATTAATGGCAGCTTTTCTTGCAGTTCATGCTGTCAGTGCCTATAGTATGTATATTTTGTGACGTGACGTCCTCCAAAAACTGAACTGTCGGCACCACAGTAGCTCAACAAGAGGTTTCATGTCGGCAAGGTCTTGTCAAATAACAGGCTTGAACTACTATATAAACATAACTGTGATTTTCATGTGCTGTGGTCTCCTCCCATGAAATAtttgcttttattttatttttcaccaCACATGAGTAAGTCATCGTGGTTTTGTATTCCATGTATAATATATTTGGAAAGATAGTAAGGCTGGGAATGTCTACTGTACATGCTAGTTTGCACCAAAATGTAGCATCTGGAAATAATATACTCTACCTGCACATGTTTAGAATTTTCCATTGTTAGCTCCTTGCCCTCATGCTTAGTCATCCATAATAGGCATTGGGCTGGATTCATTTCATATAGACTAAAGGTGGAGCCAGTTAGACAATCACTGCATACATATTTTATCTCTACTCCAATGTTGACATAAAATACACTTTTTCAACTCCCCTATCGGCACACTGCATGTTGAGCCGTTTCGACTTCTAACTTCCGTTACTGAAATATTAACATCCACGACGGTTTCATGAGCACAAAAATACTGAAAACATTTCCCTTCAAAGTGAACATTGTTTTGCACTTTGGTAAACGTCATACCAAAAGACCTACCGGAGCACATTTCCCTTAATTCTCAAAGGAGAAAATCCCAAGCCTTACCGCTCTTTCCGTATTCCAACCCCAGTTCACCGAGGGGGGCCGTGTGAGCAGTTTTAGCTCTATCAATTATGATGTATAATGGAAGCACCGGAACAGCCTACTAAATCACCAGCTAGGATGGAAATGGAAGTCGTGTGGAGAAGTGCAGAGGGAATTTGCTATACCCCACTGTTGTGCAGTAATTAAGCACCGTGGATAAGCAATCTCAGAAGGGGGTCCAATAATGCAAGGGGGAAATCTTGTGTTTGCatggcagagaactggaaagactTGACATGCCATATTTGGCAATGAGGGAGTCACTATAGGGAAGCCAGGCTTGAGCACGGATTTGACACTAAAGAGATTTTcggtgtgtgagtctgtgtggaTATATATAGCAATTCATTTGAAATTCTACTTTGTGTAAAATGACCAGGAATAACCCTACCTATGAGATTGATCTATTCAAACAAGCACACAGATGGTATATAATGCTGTACTGTATGTCCATGGGAGGAATACAGAACATGCAGCAACATTGAGGACATGCATAAGAGTGTGAATAACAATGTAATGTCATTACTATCTTAAGTGCCCTCTGTGCAGAATAGCATCATGATTTCACCCACGCCCCTCTTGAGCACGTAATGTGCTATAATATTAGATGTTTGGTCACTTTTATGCTCATCTGATAATGACAGAAAGTCGTTTTTGCATCAGGCTCTGGAATATACCTGCACGCAATCTATTTAGAGTACTGAAGAGCTTATCTATTGTATTGAATCTTGATTGTTCAAAGTTTGCAGTATTGCAATTCTTTatttacatttaatacattttcacctGCACAACACTGAAGGCACAAAATAACATAATGTGTGACATATATACACCATTTACAGAATAAATAATTTCATCTACATTGGTAAAAAATAAAGTTTACATTAAACATTTTCAGAGCTGAACAGGGTTGCTTACTAAATCAGAATAATAAAGTGAACGCATATATCCTGAACATTTATCATGCTGAGAGAAACTGGTCAGTTTTGATTTGTAAAAATTACACTCAAACAAAAGGTTCTTATACACATCAGTAGTTCTGTCCCCTTCAGAAGCAGGAAAGGAACAACAATAAACAGAAACTGTTGTTGAACAGTAAGTTGATTGTCATGCACCATCTTTTAAATGGCATTTGATTAGTgcaatgcatttttttatttacagatacaAGATATGATTTATATATGTACTGGGACTTTTAAGTGCTATGTTTTGGGAAAATGGATTTGTTTAAACACGTTCCCACTGGTTGGAATACAAAATGTGGTATTGAAATAATGCCAGGACTAAATCTAATGAATGACAGGACTAATGTGAACTCCATCATTGCGACCCAGAATACATGTTGGCATTTTGTTAAGTCTACGGCACTTTGAGCATGCTGATTATGGCATATGATTGAAACAGCCTGACAGTTGATGGGAAACATTGAGGCCTGCCAAAGATCTAAGCTGAACTGGTAACAAAAACGTACCCCTGCAGTACCTATTTGCCATCTTGATAATTACATTTGGGCAAGATATCTGTTATGTCAGCAACTTCAAGTGCGGTCTGTCTATaggaaaacaaaataacaaaaaaatagataattatacagtgcattctgtgCTACAAATGACTTGTGTGTCCAAGACCGCTGTGGGATAAGTAGGTCATAGACTGAAAATATAAGATGGCAGTTTTGGACAAGGCACTTCTCAAGTTGAATATAAAacaattaattgtatttttatatCAGTTAAATGCAGTTTGATGCTCCAGGACCTCCAAATAATCTGGCTCGGTGTGTAGGTTAGCTTTGAGTTCAAAGTACTCATTTTTTGTTTGTTCCATCATGACCTTCCGCGGTCTCGACAACATAATAGTCTCCATTAATTTCAGTTCCCCGTGGTGTCCTGATCCTGGGACCTGCATCTCTACCGTTGGTTGCAGCTGGGACATGTTTTTCCTGAGGTATTCAGTAATTCCGAGCTGCTGCAGCTCcctaaccctctccctctctagtaTGTTTTTATAGAGGGAGCTCGCATCTCCGAGTGTTACGAACTCAGTTGGGCAGTCTGACGTCACAGCTCTGAACTTCAAATTAGAGCCTGTGAGAGGGGAAGTATTCTCTGTCTCCATGATGCTACGACAGATGTGCTTTGGTTCGTCCAGTTCATTGAGGTCGGTCTCATATTCTTTATGCTGAGTGCAGTAGGTGGGGTTGCGGCAGATCTGGACAATGGGGCTGTGTGAGCGCTCGTCGTACACGGTGCTTCCGGTTCTCTGCGCCAGTGTGTGGTGGGTGGTTTTCTGGCCGTACATGCTGTATTGCAGGTGGATGGGGCTGCTGCTTTCCCGCGGCTGCTCCTCTGCCTGTTTCTTCTTCACCCTCCTTCGCCGTCTGTGCACGAGGAAAACCACGATCCCCGCCGAACAGAAGATGACCATGAGGAAGATGACGAGCAAGCTAAGGATCAGAACGGAGAGTGGAACTGAGTCTGTGATGGAGCTGAAGAAACCACTCCTAGCGCCGTCAGTCGCCACTGTGGTTGTCACGCTCTCGTCCTCGTCCGTGGGCAAGGAGTAGGTCACTAGGCCGGGGCATAGCAACTCGTTTCTGAGGGCTCTCAGCTCAGCCTTCGCCACTTTTCTCGGTGTGTGACACAAAATGGAACCTACGACTGTGTCCTTCCTCAGCTTCTCAACCCACTGTTTGAGACTGACTAAGTCACAGCTGCAATCCCAGGGGTTGTCCTCTAAATAAATCTGCTCTAAAGAGTCAAGCTGGTCCAGCACGTTGCTAACAGGCAGGTGCATGAGCAGATTTTTTCTCAGGTTCAGTTTGGTGAGGGGCACATTGCGAAATATCTgcaatgggagactagtcagcagATTGTTATTCAAAGACAAGAGTTTGAGATTTGGCAAAGGATTAAAAGCTCCTGGAACAATTTCTTTGATAATGTTATATTCCAAATATAGGTATTCAAGGTTGTGGAGTCCAATGAACATGGTTGCGGAAAGGGTTTCAATTCTGTTGCCGTTGAGATAAAGTTTTTTCAAATTGCTTAAGCTGAGAAAAGTTTCATTGTCAATGTAATCGATTCGATTGTTGGCTAAATTCAATAACTCCAAACCATCATATGTGACAAAGTCATATTTCAACAGTCTCTGAATCATATTTCCTGTGAGCACCAGCTTGGTGGGGCTTTGCTCAAGTATTCCAATATCTGAAATCCGTTGAATCCCTCTGTCCTGACAATGCATTAAAAACCCAGCCACAGGGTGATTGTGACATGAACAGTGCTCCACACAAGGACTCCCTGGAACATAAGCAGGTGTCGGAATCTTTGCGTCGTCCTTGGCGTCCTCCAACTTCGGAATTTCTGCCACATTGGAAGACGGAGTGACCACCATGTCCAGTGACTTGGAAGGCTCCTCTAAGTTGATATCGGCGTGAGAAGGGCAGAGAACATCCCGTTTGATTTTGGCCAGGATGGTGCCCCTGAGGTGGTGGGGGCTGCTGCAGACCACCTCCCCAATGACCGACTGGGCTCGCATGTTCTCCATCCAGATCTTCAGGTGAAGGATCTCACAATCGCACATCCAGTCGTTGTCCTCCAGAAGAAGCTCCATGATCCGCCCAATGTGCTCCAGGAAGCCAACATAAGGCAGGGTCTGTAACTGGTTCCCCCGCAGGTCCAAGTGGGTGAGCGGAACAAACCGGAAAATATTGCTGGGAAGAAACTCGATGGCGTTGTCATTGAGGATCAGAACTTTGAGGCGGATGAGTTTGCTGAATGCCCCCGGCTCGACCACACGTATGAAGTTTGTGTCCGCCTGGAGAAACTCCAAATTTACCAAGCCGTGAAAAGTGTCTTCCTTCAACATGACCAGGAAATTACTGTTGATGTGGAGCTTCTTCAAGGAGCCCAGTGCACTAAAGACGCCAGGTTCAAGCTCTTGTATGCTATTAGCCCCGAGATGAAGTGAAATGGCATTCTTTAAATCTTCCAAGTCTTCTGCCCGCAACTCCACCAAGTCATTTTTGTACAGATTGAGGTGGAAAGGTAGAGCTGATGGCACTTTGATTTGGGAGATCTTGCTGATATTTCTCTCCTCACAGTTAAGATACAGGATGCCATCTTTTTCTTCACAAGTACACAATGAGTCACAGGATTCACTCAGAAATGCCTTCGAGGGCTGGATGTCTTGAAAACAAGCAGCAGTGAAAAATGAGCAAAGGAAAACGATGCAGGGTAGCATTTTCTGTCCGTTGTATCTGCAAcacagaaagaggagggagggagggagggagggagggagggagggagaaagagttgTTACCAAAATGGAATGGACTTGGAAAACAACATAAAATCATAGGTTAAATCAATAATCACAAGTATTTGTTTCTATATTTTTTCTATAAGTATCTTAACTACTTTGATTAGATTATCAGTCCCTTCAGACAGACAATAAAGCATGGTCTCCAAT encodes the following:
- the LOC115196082 gene encoding SLIT and NTRK-like protein 6, coding for MLRILTSPHGSTSLTQASFGLATVFLTLHNGYNGQKMLPCIVFLCSFFTAACFQDIQPSKAFLSESCDSLCTCEEKDGILYLNCEERNISKISQIKVPSALPFHLNLYKNDLVELRAEDLEDLKNAISLHLGANSIQELEPGVFSALGSLKKLHINSNFLVMLKEDTFHGLVNLEFLQADTNFIRVVEPGAFSKLIRLKVLILNDNAIEFLPSNIFRFVPLTHLDLRGNQLQTLPYVGFLEHIGRIMELLLEDNDWMCDCEILHLKIWMENMRAQSVIGEVVCSSPHHLRGTILAKIKRDVLCPSHADINLEEPSKSLDMVVTPSSNVAEIPKLEDAKDDAKIPTPAYVPGSPCVEHCSCHNHPVAGFLMHCQDRGIQRISDIGILEQSPTKLVLTGNMIQRLLKYDFVTYDGLELLNLANNRIDYIDNETFLSLSNLKKLYLNGNRIETLSATMFIGLHNLEYLYLEYNIIKEIVPGAFNPLPNLKLLSLNNNLLTSLPLQIFRNVPLTKLNLRKNLLMHLPVSNVLDQLDSLEQIYLEDNPWDCSCDLVSLKQWVEKLRKDTVVGSILCHTPRKVAKAELRALRNELLCPGLVTYSLPTDEDESVTTTVATDGARSGFFSSITDSVPLSVLILSLLVIFLMVIFCSAGIVVFLVHRRRRRVKKKQAEEQPRESSSPIHLQYSMYGQKTTHHTLAQRTGSTVYDERSHSPIVQICRNPTYCTQHKEYETDLNELDEPKHICRSIMETENTSPLTGSNLKFRAVTSDCPTEFVTLGDASSLYKNILERERVRELQQLGITEYLRKNMSQLQPTVEMQVPGSGHHGELKLMETIMLSRPRKVMMEQTKNEYFELKANLHTEPDYLEVLEHQTAFN